The Methylobacterium currus genome contains a region encoding:
- a CDS encoding carboxymuconolactone decarboxylase family protein translates to MAESEQFEKGLEVRRAVLGADYVDSSLAKADDFMMAFQRITTEWCWGYAWTRDGLDRKTRSMLNLAMLTALSKPAELKLHVKGALANGVSVEEIKEILLHATVYCGIPSGLEAFKAAHEVLKAEGALSDKT, encoded by the coding sequence ATGGCGGAGAGCGAGCAGTTCGAGAAGGGTCTCGAGGTTCGTCGGGCGGTGCTCGGGGCGGACTACGTCGACAGCAGCCTCGCCAAGGCCGACGACTTCATGATGGCGTTCCAGCGGATCACGACCGAGTGGTGCTGGGGCTATGCCTGGACGCGGGACGGGCTCGACCGCAAGACGCGCTCGATGCTCAACCTCGCGATGCTGACGGCGCTGTCGAAGCCCGCGGAACTCAAGCTGCACGTCAAGGGAGCGCTGGCCAACGGCGTCAGCGTCGAGGAGATCAAGGAGATCCTGCTCCACGCCACCGTCTATTGCGGCATCCCCTCCGGCCTCGAGGCGTTCAAGGCCGCGCACGAGGTGCTGAAGGCCGAAGGCGCCCTCTCCGACAAGACGTGA
- a CDS encoding LysR family transcriptional regulator, producing MNPLRRMLPSNHALFVFEAVARNTSFTRAAAELNVTQPAISKAMAQLERHLGVRLLDRTNEGIALTEDGAILYRRVADGFRGIEAALREIDIRRTGIDTVTLSLSSAFTTHWLMPRINTLQEAFPSVDFRFQLIPGALAGPVDDVDLGMRFVEGPDLDHEALFLMNEVMLPVCSPVYRAGREADPESRTTFVNLTATSPMWTGGVDPGPDWNGSRASLNFSDYAVVLQAALLGQGVALGWMSVVSHWLATGDLVPAAERLTRTARMCQLIHLRSRPLRRSVASVRDWLVAEMQADVARVDRLYPELGLMRACFETS from the coding sequence ATGAACCCGCTCCGCCGCATGCTGCCCTCCAACCACGCCCTGTTCGTGTTCGAGGCGGTGGCGCGCAACACCAGCTTCACCCGGGCCGCGGCCGAGCTGAACGTGACCCAGCCCGCGATCAGCAAGGCGATGGCGCAGCTCGAGCGGCATCTCGGCGTGCGCCTGCTCGATCGCACCAACGAGGGAATCGCGCTGACCGAGGACGGGGCGATCCTGTACCGGCGGGTGGCGGACGGGTTCCGCGGCATCGAGGCGGCCTTGCGCGAGATCGACATCCGCCGCACCGGCATCGACACGGTCACGCTCTCCCTGTCCTCGGCCTTCACGACCCACTGGCTGATGCCGCGCATCAACACCCTGCAGGAGGCGTTTCCCTCGGTCGATTTCCGCTTCCAGCTCATCCCGGGGGCGCTTGCCGGCCCGGTCGACGACGTCGATCTCGGCATGCGCTTCGTCGAAGGGCCGGACCTCGACCACGAGGCCCTGTTCCTGATGAACGAGGTGATGCTGCCGGTCTGCAGCCCGGTCTATCGCGCCGGCCGGGAGGCCGACCCGGAGAGCCGCACCACCTTCGTCAACCTCACGGCCACCTCGCCGATGTGGACCGGCGGGGTCGATCCCGGGCCGGACTGGAACGGCTCGCGCGCCTCCCTCAACTTCTCCGACTATGCCGTGGTGCTGCAGGCCGCCCTTCTCGGTCAGGGCGTCGCGCTCGGCTGGATGAGCGTGGTCTCGCACTGGCTCGCCACCGGCGACCTCGTGCCGGCGGCGGAGCGCCTCACCCGCACGGCGCGGATGTGCCAGCTCATCCACCTGCGCTCCCGGCCCCTGCGCCGCTCCGTCGCCTCCGTGCGCGACTGGCTCGTCGCCGAGATGCAGGCCGACGTCGCGCGGGTCGACCGGCTCTATCCGGAGCTCGGGCTGATGCGGGCCTGCTTCGAGACCTCATAA
- a CDS encoding ABC transporter ATP-binding protein, which translates to MTAAGSNSGVKGGPLSGGSIGVSIRNATRRYGAFTALDDVSLDVAPGEFLSLLGPSGSGKTTLLGILGGFTVPSSGSVHFGGVDVTFVPPHKRGIGVVFQNYALFPHLSVAENVAFPLRARREPKATWGRRVAEALAMVELGGYEARAISQLSGGQRQRVALARAIVFRPRLILMDEPLSALDKQLRESMQIELRRLHRQLEATIVYVTHDQREALTMSDRIAILRGGRLAQVDTPERLHDRPASAFVASFIGESTLVPVTRSSADGVALGPAILRSARPLPEGDALLLALQTEKLVVAGGSLPDGYNRLTGRVTDIVYQGESLKVFLALDGGPEISLRQPAHHAGRSAIPPVGAPLTVLIHPQDTIVVPAEPA; encoded by the coding sequence ATGACGGCAGCGGGATCGAACTCGGGCGTGAAGGGCGGGCCGCTTTCCGGCGGCAGCATCGGGGTCTCGATCCGCAACGCGACCCGGCGCTACGGCGCCTTCACGGCCCTCGACGACGTCTCGCTCGACGTGGCGCCGGGCGAGTTCCTGTCCCTGCTCGGACCTTCCGGCTCCGGCAAGACCACGCTGCTCGGCATCCTCGGCGGCTTCACGGTGCCGTCCTCCGGCAGCGTGCATTTCGGCGGGGTCGACGTCACCTTCGTGCCGCCGCACAAGCGCGGCATCGGGGTGGTGTTCCAGAACTACGCCCTGTTCCCGCATCTCAGCGTGGCCGAGAACGTCGCCTTCCCCCTGCGGGCGCGGCGCGAGCCGAAGGCCACCTGGGGCCGGCGCGTCGCCGAGGCCCTGGCGATGGTGGAGCTCGGCGGCTACGAGGCGCGGGCGATCTCGCAGCTCTCCGGCGGCCAGCGCCAGCGCGTGGCGCTCGCCCGCGCCATCGTCTTCCGGCCGCGTCTGATCCTGATGGACGAGCCGCTCTCGGCCCTCGACAAGCAGCTGCGCGAGTCGATGCAGATCGAGCTGCGCCGGCTGCACCGGCAGCTCGAAGCGACCATCGTCTACGTCACGCACGACCAGCGCGAGGCGCTGACGATGAGCGACCGCATCGCGATCCTGCGCGGCGGGCGCCTCGCCCAGGTCGACACGCCCGAGCGCCTGCACGACCGGCCGGCGAGCGCCTTCGTGGCGAGCTTCATCGGCGAATCGACCCTGGTGCCAGTGACCCGCTCGAGCGCCGACGGCGTCGCCCTCGGCCCCGCCATCCTGCGCAGCGCCCGGCCGCTGCCGGAGGGCGACGCGCTCCTCCTGGCGCTCCAGACCGAGAAGCTCGTCGTCGCCGGCGGGAGCCTGCCCGACGGCTACAACCGGCTGACCGGGCGCGTGACCGACATCGTCTACCAGGGCGAGAGCCTGAAGGTCTTCCTCGCCCTCGACGGCGGGCCGGAGATCTCCTTGCGCCAGCCGGCCCACCATGCCGGGCGCAGCGCGATCCCTCCCGTCGGTGCGCCCCTCACCGTCCTCATCCACCCGCAGGACACGATCGTCGTCCCGGCGGAACCGGCCTGA
- a CDS encoding HAD-IA family hydrolase: protein MTAPSLDSFKVLTFDVVGTLIDFEKGILDHLRAVSGRSQEELSDARIFSHYLKGRELNYERSSEVFSDVYRHVAKELGFPNGDADADAFQLSVLRWPAFRDSVAALKRLRRHYRLVAMTNADRSAFSFYSHTLGNPFHDSVTYDEAGVAKPDPQFFAFNRGRQSAFGYKQSDMLHVAQSQYHDIGVARDLGYSVCWIERRQGLEGFGGTPEPARLTTPDYHFPTLEQLADAVDAAFAAGARQAA, encoded by the coding sequence ATGACCGCTCCCTCGCTCGACAGCTTCAAGGTCCTCACCTTCGACGTCGTCGGCACCCTGATCGACTTCGAGAAGGGCATCCTCGACCACCTCCGCGCGGTCTCCGGCCGCAGCCAGGAGGAGCTGAGCGACGCCCGGATCTTCTCTCACTACCTCAAGGGCCGCGAGCTGAACTACGAGCGCTCGAGCGAGGTGTTTTCCGACGTCTACCGCCACGTCGCGAAGGAGCTCGGCTTCCCGAACGGCGACGCCGATGCCGACGCGTTCCAGCTCTCGGTGCTGCGCTGGCCGGCCTTCCGGGATTCGGTGGCGGCCCTGAAGCGCCTGCGCCGGCACTACCGCCTCGTCGCGATGACCAATGCCGACCGCTCGGCCTTCTCGTTCTACTCCCACACCCTCGGCAACCCGTTCCACGACAGCGTCACCTACGACGAGGCCGGCGTCGCCAAGCCCGACCCGCAATTCTTCGCCTTCAACCGCGGCCGCCAATCGGCCTTCGGCTACAAGCAGAGCGACATGCTCCACGTCGCCCAGAGCCAGTATCACGACATCGGCGTCGCCCGGGACCTCGGCTATTCGGTGTGCTGGATCGAGCGCCGCCAGGGGCTCGAGGGATTCGGCGGCACGCCGGAGCCGGCCCGGCTGACCACGCCGGACTACCATTTCCCGACGCTGGAACAGCTCGCCGACGCCGTCGACGCGGCCTTCGCGGCCGGCGCCCGGCAGGCGGCCTGA
- a CDS encoding NAD(P)/FAD-dependent oxidoreductase encodes MAAFPKPPVASLWAAGAVPAGRFGPLESDVQADVAIIGGGYTGLAAALALAERGERAVVLEASTIGWGASGRNGGGVSAKFRPSFQAIAAQHGIAVAKRMHAIAYASVETLERLIAEHGITQASYARVGQLKCAHTLHTLAATVADMEWMRREMGDSSVTALSREAVEAETGSTDFVGGVLSAKAGGLHPLNYARGLARAVDAKGIAIHEASPALSLHREAGGIRVETPGGAVRARQVIVATNGYTDLTGAAAPLRTRLIPFRSAILATAPLSANLRAAILPSRRIYVETRRMMRWFRMVDDRMVFGGRGAFGREDSEAAFATLRRAMVRTFPALADTPVDHRWSGLVGMTLDAFPHVGRLDDRVSFAMGYNGAGVAMSTHLGGLAAAFALGESPDVALLGAGGFKPVPFYGLREPAIRLVAGWYQFLDAIGR; translated from the coding sequence ATGGCCGCCTTCCCGAAGCCTCCGGTCGCCTCCCTCTGGGCCGCCGGCGCGGTGCCGGCCGGACGCTTCGGGCCGCTCGAGAGCGACGTCCAGGCGGACGTCGCGATCATCGGCGGCGGCTATACGGGCCTCGCGGCGGCGCTGGCGTTGGCCGAGCGCGGGGAGCGGGCCGTGGTGCTGGAGGCGAGCACGATCGGCTGGGGCGCGAGCGGGCGCAACGGCGGCGGCGTCTCGGCGAAGTTCCGCCCCTCGTTCCAGGCCATCGCCGCGCAGCACGGAATCGCGGTGGCCAAGCGCATGCATGCCATCGCCTATGCCTCGGTCGAGACCCTGGAGCGGCTGATCGCCGAGCACGGCATCACGCAAGCGAGCTACGCCCGGGTCGGCCAGCTCAAATGCGCCCATACGCTCCACACGCTCGCGGCGACCGTCGCCGACATGGAATGGATGCGCCGGGAGATGGGCGATTCCTCCGTCACCGCGCTCTCCCGCGAGGCGGTGGAGGCCGAGACCGGCTCGACGGACTTCGTCGGCGGCGTGCTCTCGGCCAAGGCCGGCGGCCTGCACCCGCTCAACTACGCGCGCGGCCTGGCCCGGGCGGTCGATGCCAAGGGGATCGCGATCCACGAGGCGAGCCCCGCCCTGAGCCTCCACCGCGAGGCGGGCGGCATCCGGGTCGAGACGCCGGGCGGTGCGGTGCGGGCGCGCCAGGTGATCGTGGCGACGAACGGCTACACCGATCTCACCGGGGCAGCCGCGCCCTTGCGCACCCGCCTGATCCCGTTCCGCAGCGCGATCCTCGCCACGGCGCCGCTATCCGCCAACCTGCGGGCCGCGATCCTGCCGAGCCGGCGGATCTACGTCGAGACGCGGCGGATGATGCGCTGGTTCCGCATGGTCGATGACCGGATGGTATTCGGCGGCCGCGGCGCCTTCGGGCGCGAGGATTCCGAGGCCGCCTTCGCCACGTTGCGCCGGGCGATGGTGCGCACCTTCCCGGCGCTCGCCGATACGCCGGTGGACCATCGCTGGTCGGGCCTCGTCGGCATGACGCTCGATGCGTTCCCGCATGTCGGACGGCTCGACGACCGGGTGAGCTTTGCCATGGGCTACAACGGCGCCGGGGTCGCGATGTCGACCCATCTGGGAGGCCTGGCGGCCGCCTTCGCCCTCGGCGAGAGCCCGGACGTGGCGCTGCTCGGTGCCGGCGGCTTCAAGCCCGTGCCATTCTACGGCCTGCGCGAGCCGGCGATCCGGCTCGTCGCCGGCTGGTACCAATTCCTGGACGCGATCGGCCGCTGA
- a CDS encoding ABC transporter substrate-binding protein, producing the protein MASLIRTTVLACLALGPVHVAASPASAAEQITFVSQGGAYQQAQTVAILDPAAKALGITINQDSAPDAWPVIRTQGATGKPTWDVVDTPIQDCLRGGKAGLIETLDFSKIPNAAAIPAAYKTEYSVPYEFYSSVLAYNKSKYGKSPPQSWADFWDVKRFPGARALRNHPFATLEAALMADGVTPDTLYPLDVDRAFRKLEEIKPHISVWWTSGGQSALLLQGGEVDMEMIWNGRAAAVIEAGADADYTFNQGVLQNTSLCILKNAPNLATAVKFVNQAIDPKLQANLPLNIPYGPGNPAAFDTGIIPASLAAKLPSAPDNAKKQAVLSAAWWTSEAGDATLKRWAEFVQKK; encoded by the coding sequence ATGGCGTCGCTCATTCGTACCACCGTCCTGGCCTGCCTCGCCTTGGGACCCGTCCACGTGGCGGCCTCCCCGGCTTCGGCCGCCGAGCAGATCACCTTCGTGTCGCAGGGCGGCGCCTACCAGCAGGCCCAGACGGTGGCGATCCTCGATCCGGCCGCCAAGGCGCTCGGCATCACGATCAACCAGGACAGCGCCCCCGATGCGTGGCCGGTGATCCGCACGCAGGGCGCGACCGGCAAGCCGACCTGGGACGTGGTCGACACCCCGATCCAGGATTGCCTGCGCGGCGGCAAGGCCGGGCTGATCGAGACGCTCGACTTCTCGAAGATCCCGAACGCCGCCGCCATCCCGGCCGCCTACAAGACCGAGTACTCGGTGCCCTACGAGTTCTATTCGAGCGTGCTGGCCTACAACAAGAGCAAGTACGGCAAGAGCCCGCCGCAGAGCTGGGCCGATTTCTGGGACGTGAAGAGATTTCCCGGCGCCCGGGCCCTGCGCAACCACCCGTTTGCGACCCTCGAGGCGGCGCTGATGGCCGACGGCGTCACGCCGGACACGCTCTATCCCCTCGACGTCGACCGCGCCTTTCGCAAGCTCGAGGAGATCAAGCCTCATATCAGCGTGTGGTGGACCTCCGGCGGCCAGTCGGCCCTGCTGCTCCAGGGCGGCGAGGTCGACATGGAGATGATCTGGAACGGTCGCGCCGCCGCGGTGATCGAGGCCGGGGCGGATGCCGACTACACGTTCAACCAGGGCGTCCTGCAGAATACCTCGCTCTGCATCCTGAAGAACGCCCCGAACCTCGCCACCGCGGTAAAGTTCGTCAATCAGGCGATCGACCCGAAGCTCCAGGCCAACCTGCCGCTCAACATCCCGTACGGCCCGGGCAACCCGGCGGCCTTCGACACCGGCATCATCCCGGCTTCGCTCGCCGCCAAGCTGCCGAGCGCCCCCGACAATGCCAAGAAGCAGGCGGTGCTCTCGGCCGCGTGGTGGACCTCGGAGGCCGGCGACGCCACGCTCAAGCGCTGGGCCGAGTTCGTGCAGAAGAAGTGA
- a CDS encoding ABC transporter permease, giving the protein MTHASTALRRYERREALLVLALLFPALAVVTVLLVVPLLWLAVQSITADGAFSLEHYRRFLTEDIYWRSFLLTFRIALTVTVLALGLGYPVAYAAATLPRRWSVVVLGLVILPFWTSVLVRAYAWMVLLQRRGLVNAALQGLGLTDQPIALINNEFGTVLATLHILVPFMVLPLYATMQRIPRDLMLAGASLGGGPAHVFLRVFLPLSMPGVVAGTVLVFVLALGFYITPELLGGGRTFMVSMLVSRNVEIYNQWGAASAIGVVLLVCVAALFWLASRVVPVERIMGAR; this is encoded by the coding sequence ATGACCCATGCCAGCACCGCCCTGCGGCGGTACGAGCGGCGCGAAGCCCTCCTGGTCCTCGCTCTGCTCTTTCCGGCCCTTGCGGTGGTCACGGTGCTGCTCGTGGTGCCGCTCCTCTGGCTCGCCGTGCAGTCGATCACCGCCGACGGCGCGTTCAGCCTCGAGCATTACCGGCGCTTCCTCACCGAGGACATCTACTGGCGCAGCTTCCTGCTCACCTTCCGCATCGCGCTCACCGTCACGGTGCTGGCCCTAGGCCTCGGCTATCCTGTCGCCTACGCCGCCGCGACCCTGCCGCGGCGCTGGAGCGTCGTGGTGCTCGGCCTGGTGATCCTGCCGTTCTGGACCAGCGTGCTGGTACGGGCCTATGCCTGGATGGTGCTGCTGCAGCGCCGCGGCCTGGTGAACGCCGCCCTCCAGGGCCTCGGGCTCACCGATCAGCCCATCGCCCTCATCAACAACGAGTTCGGCACGGTGCTCGCCACCCTGCACATCCTCGTGCCCTTCATGGTGCTGCCGCTCTACGCCACGATGCAGCGCATTCCCCGGGACCTGATGCTGGCCGGCGCCAGCCTCGGCGGCGGCCCGGCCCACGTCTTTCTCCGGGTCTTCCTGCCGCTCTCGATGCCGGGCGTCGTCGCCGGCACGGTCCTGGTCTTCGTCCTGGCGCTCGGCTTCTACATCACCCCGGAACTGCTCGGCGGCGGGCGCACCTTCATGGTGTCGATGCTGGTGAGCCGCAACGTCGAGATCTACAACCAGTGGGGCGCAGCGAGCGCCATCGGCGTGGTGCTGCTCGTCTGCGTGGCAGCCCTGTTCTGGCTCGCCTCCCGGGTGGTCCCGGTCGAGCGGATTATGGGGGCGCGCTGA
- a CDS encoding ABC transporter permease — MPVSLPARLGLGIVVALVLLFLVLPILIVVPMSFSNARFLTFPPPGYSLRWYEAFFGNPAWMQAARVSLGVAVATALGATVIGTAAAYALTLSGSRLARSLTVILLLPLIVPIVITAIGVFFVFAKAGLLATLPGLTLANIMLGTPYVVTSVLAGLRGFDPAQEMVARSLGMNRLRAFFAVTLPQIRPSVVSGALFAFISALDETVVAIFIAGGQNQTLTKRMFTALRDEIDPTIAAISSLLTAASLLVVVLASLAARRSRS, encoded by the coding sequence ATGCCGGTCTCTCTCCCCGCCCGCTTGGGCCTGGGCATCGTCGTCGCGCTGGTGCTGCTGTTCCTGGTGCTGCCGATCCTGATCGTGGTGCCGATGTCGTTCTCGAACGCGCGGTTCCTTACCTTTCCGCCGCCGGGTTATTCCCTGCGCTGGTACGAGGCGTTCTTCGGCAACCCGGCCTGGATGCAGGCGGCGCGGGTCAGCCTCGGTGTCGCCGTCGCCACCGCCCTCGGAGCGACGGTGATCGGCACGGCCGCGGCCTACGCGCTCACTCTCAGCGGATCGCGCCTTGCCCGCAGCCTGACCGTCATCCTGCTCCTGCCGCTGATCGTGCCGATCGTGATCACGGCGATCGGCGTGTTCTTCGTCTTCGCCAAGGCCGGTCTCCTCGCCACGCTGCCGGGGCTGACCCTCGCCAACATCATGCTTGGAACGCCCTACGTCGTCACCTCGGTGCTGGCAGGCCTGCGCGGCTTCGATCCGGCGCAGGAGATGGTGGCGCGCAGCCTCGGCATGAACCGCCTGCGCGCCTTCTTCGCCGTCACCCTGCCGCAGATCCGGCCGAGCGTGGTCTCCGGCGCGCTGTTCGCGTTCATCTCGGCCCTCGACGAGACCGTGGTGGCGATCTTCATCGCCGGCGGCCAGAACCAGACCCTGACGAAGCGGATGTTCACGGCGCTTCGCGACGAGATCGACCCGACCATCGCGGCGATCTCGTCGCTTCTCACCGCCGCCTCGCTGCTCGTGGTGGTGCTGGCAAGCCTCGCCGCCCGTCGATCCCGGTCCTGA
- a CDS encoding FAD/NAD(P)-binding protein: MRTTLPPLAVIGAGFSGTMAALHLSRLMPERPVLLCEKSGAFARGLAYATGCSDHLLNVRATNMSAFPDQPDHFSRWLEACPLDGVAWTRSTPAGLFAARGLYGRYLTDLLLTALSEPGPAPRLMLENDEVVDLVPAEDGFELTLAAGRRRRVAGAILACGNLRAPRGSRSRYTVDPWNDAPLDDLRPDLPLLIIGTGLTMVDAVAALRQRGFAGMILAVSRRGLLPQVHAATAPWPAPEIPAAARRSLLTLLRVLRDETRRAAAAGVDWRSVIDALRGASIGLWRGLPLAEQRRFLRHVRAFWDVHRHRMAPPAAEIIGRELAGGGLRVMRARVVAVEDVAGHARVSLRERGAAAPRIVEVQRIIDASGVGRVADTDDLLLRRLMGRGLIRPDALGLGLAVADDLAVLDQRGEAGRSLWTLGPLLRGTLWECTAVPDIRTQAEELARTVALRLQDAAADTARETA, translated from the coding sequence ATGCGCACGACCCTTCCACCCCTCGCGGTGATCGGCGCCGGGTTCAGCGGCACGATGGCGGCCCTGCACCTGAGCCGGCTGATGCCGGAGCGTCCGGTCCTGTTGTGTGAGAAATCGGGCGCCTTCGCCCGCGGGCTCGCTTACGCGACCGGCTGCAGCGACCACCTGCTCAACGTGCGCGCCACCAACATGAGCGCGTTTCCGGACCAGCCGGATCATTTTTCGCGCTGGCTGGAAGCGTGCCCCCTCGACGGGGTCGCCTGGACCCGGTCGACGCCGGCGGGGCTGTTCGCGGCCCGCGGGCTCTACGGGCGATATCTCACCGACCTGCTTCTGACGGCATTGTCCGAACCTGGGCCGGCGCCGCGCCTGATGCTCGAGAACGACGAGGTCGTCGATCTCGTGCCGGCAGAGGACGGATTCGAGCTGACCCTCGCGGCCGGGAGGCGGCGCAGGGTCGCCGGCGCGATCCTGGCCTGCGGCAACCTGCGGGCGCCGCGCGGATCGCGCAGCCGCTACACGGTCGACCCCTGGAACGACGCGCCTCTCGACGACCTGCGGCCGGACCTGCCGCTGCTCATCATCGGAACCGGGTTGACCATGGTCGATGCGGTCGCGGCCCTGCGCCAGCGCGGCTTCGCCGGGATGATCCTGGCGGTCTCGCGCCGCGGATTGCTGCCGCAGGTCCATGCCGCGACCGCGCCTTGGCCTGCACCCGAAATCCCGGCTGCGGCCCGGCGGTCGCTCCTGACGCTGCTGCGGGTCCTCCGCGATGAGACGCGCCGGGCCGCTGCGGCCGGGGTCGATTGGCGCAGCGTGATCGACGCCCTGCGGGGCGCCAGCATCGGTCTCTGGCGCGGCCTGCCGCTCGCCGAGCAGCGCCGCTTCCTGCGCCATGTCCGCGCCTTCTGGGACGTGCATAGGCACCGGATGGCGCCGCCCGCTGCGGAGATCATCGGCCGCGAACTCGCCGGCGGCGGACTGCGCGTGATGCGGGCCCGGGTTGTCGCGGTCGAGGACGTGGCCGGCCATGCCCGGGTCAGCTTGCGCGAACGGGGCGCCGCCGCGCCGCGGATCGTCGAGGTGCAGCGGATCATCGACGCATCCGGGGTCGGACGCGTCGCCGACACCGACGACCTGCTCCTGCGCCGCCTGATGGGGCGCGGGCTGATCCGCCCGGATGCCCTCGGCCTCGGCCTCGCGGTGGCCGACGATCTCGCGGTGCTCGACCAGCGCGGCGAGGCCGGCCGGTCGCTCTGGACGCTGGGGCCCTTGCTGCGGGGAACGCTCTGGGAATGCACGGCGGTGCCCGACATCCGCACCCAGGCGGAGGAGCTGGCGCGGACGGTGGCGTTGCGGCTACAGGATGCAGCGGCCGATACCGCGCGGGAGACGGCCTGA
- a CDS encoding GntR family transcriptional regulator, protein MTARRPKPTSDGFARVPKDTFRSRIADSLRSAILGGDIAPGTQLVETALAEQFGVSRGPLREAIRQLVEEGILEAIPYTGTYVIDISVKDVDEIYSIRRNLETFAFEQLWERRDEDFRSELRRRHEALTATIDAGDDKASLLAELSFHGTVYEATGHAFLLTVWHGLRGRLQLYWAAHHRAHGLRGPRRDGHDAYLRLALGDDLEAMRREIESHMRRGAEQTKAFLVGRERLPERRA, encoded by the coding sequence ATGACCGCTCGACGCCCAAAACCGACCTCCGACGGCTTCGCCCGCGTGCCGAAGGACACGTTCCGCAGCCGCATCGCCGACAGCCTTCGCAGCGCGATCCTCGGCGGCGACATCGCGCCCGGCACGCAGCTCGTCGAGACGGCGCTCGCCGAGCAGTTCGGCGTGAGCCGCGGCCCCTTGCGCGAGGCCATCCGGCAATTGGTCGAGGAAGGGATTCTGGAGGCGATTCCGTATACGGGAACCTACGTCATCGACATCTCGGTCAAGGACGTGGACGAGATCTACTCGATCCGCCGCAACCTGGAGACCTTCGCCTTCGAGCAGCTATGGGAGCGGCGCGACGAGGATTTCCGGAGCGAGCTGCGCCGGCGGCACGAGGCCCTGACGGCGACGATCGATGCGGGCGACGACAAGGCGAGCCTCCTCGCCGAGCTGAGCTTCCACGGCACGGTCTACGAGGCGACCGGGCATGCCTTCCTGTTGACCGTCTGGCACGGCCTGCGTGGCCGGCTGCAACTCTACTGGGCGGCGCATCACCGCGCCCACGGTCTGCGCGGACCCCGTCGCGACGGCCACGACGCCTATCTGCGCCTCGCCCTCGGCGACGACCTGGAGGCGATGCGCCGCGAGATCGAGAGCCACATGCGCCGGGGCGCCGAGCAGACGAAGGCCTTCCTCGTCGGACGCGAGCGCCTGCCCGAGAGGCGCGCGTGA
- a CDS encoding transporter substrate-binding domain-containing protein, protein MTRRRDFLALALASAASAAGFRPAVAQGATSLDRIKRSGRFRIGVTSAEPWFFKDPMAGTWSGVGIDLGTALAGELGVTMVPVETSWANCVAAIQADQIDVMFVLDPTEERRKAIDFPDAPLFYYAAGALVRPDQTATAWSDLDKPGTRIGVTLGTSVDRMVTETLKSASVSRFANNDEAVAAFAAKRVDAVAQFHPALVVQYARLKLGKVILMKPVTPVATSAGIRRDADPAFRTWLGERFATLYAAGKPQESFASYLRTRGIDPATVPGLVREKWV, encoded by the coding sequence ATGACCCGTCGCCGCGACTTTCTCGCGCTCGCCCTCGCCTCGGCCGCCAGCGCCGCGGGCTTTCGCCCGGCGGTGGCGCAGGGCGCGACCTCGCTCGATCGCATCAAGCGGAGCGGCCGCTTCCGCATCGGCGTCACGTCGGCCGAGCCGTGGTTCTTCAAGGACCCGATGGCCGGAACCTGGAGCGGCGTCGGCATCGATCTCGGCACCGCGCTCGCGGGCGAACTCGGGGTGACGATGGTGCCGGTGGAGACGAGCTGGGCGAACTGCGTCGCGGCGATCCAGGCCGACCAGATCGATGTCATGTTCGTGCTCGACCCGACGGAGGAGCGCCGCAAGGCGATCGATTTTCCCGACGCCCCGCTCTTCTACTACGCCGCCGGCGCCCTCGTCCGGCCCGACCAGACGGCCACCGCCTGGAGCGACCTCGACAAGCCCGGCACCCGCATCGGCGTGACGCTCGGCACCTCGGTCGACCGCATGGTGACCGAGACCCTGAAGAGCGCCAGCGTCAGCCGCTTCGCCAACAACGACGAGGCGGTGGCCGCCTTCGCGGCCAAGCGCGTCGATGCGGTGGCGCAGTTCCATCCGGCCCTGGTCGTCCAGTACGCCCGGCTCAAGCTCGGCAAGGTGATCCTGATGAAGCCGGTCACCCCCGTCGCCACGAGCGCCGGCATCCGCCGCGACGCCGATCCGGCCTTCAGGACTTGGCTCGGCGAGCGCTTCGCCACCCTCTACGCGGCGGGAAAGCCGCAGGAGTCCTTCGCCTCGTACCTTCGGACCCGCGGCATCGACCCGGCGACCGTTCCGGGCCTCGTGCGGGAGAAGTGGGTCTGA